gattacatacaaaaaatgggttcaaaagaaatggaacaCATGGGTGAtaaaaattagaagaagTTAGAAAGGATtaggaaaaatgagaaacgGTTTCACATTTCGTGAAAAATTCGTCTGCTCCATTTCTACAGTAAAAGTGTTGAGGCGCGTTGTGTAACTGGATCATGGTGGTGGGTGTTCACATATATCTTCTCAATTTAAATTCAATGGCAAACAGTGGGGAAGCACACTGGGTAGTCCTTAACTGACAAGGGGAACCCATATAGGTTGGGAAAGTTCATAAGTACACTTGGCGTGTCGCCTTAGATTATCTGCGACCCCACCCAACTGCATAAGCTGTCATATAGAAgtaggcatatatatatatatacagcgAGCGCAGAGGtatacaaatgtacataGATGAAAATTGCTTGCTGCATATGCTCTTATTCGCACGCACAGTgggtttaaaaaatgcagaggaaaagaaaagaaattttgtaacattttttttttttttttttttttttctccttcgcgAAAATAAGGCGAAAAAATAGGAACCCGAGAGTGCATGTATTTATATGCTTGTACGACATgttggcttttttttctgaggCACTAGAATCACTTTTACTTTGGCAATTATCCGACTATTATCAAAATTGTACGTATGAGAAATATACGCGCTTAGAAAAGAAGCAGTTGtttatttgcttttcctttttttttccaattattTTAGAggcttccttttctgttgccattgttcctccttcccttttggtataccatttttttttttttttttttctcttgtatACCATTTTGCGAACGAGCGAAGAAGCGCAGTGAGAGGAATCATGATAATCTGGACATTTCCAGGCAACAATTATTtatcagaaggaagaagtgggaGGACAAAAAGGGTGAAGTAACCAGAACCGCTCCGGCTTACCTCATTTGTTTGGGTTACCCGTTGCTGCGCTCTTCGTAACTGCAAAAGGGACCCTCCGAGAAACAGTTCACTGGGATAGCAGAAGCGAATTAGCAAAACGAGCATCTAACCGAAAAAGGAAACCCCCCCTGATAACCAGATCTAAGATCAGCTTCGAGGATACATAAAATATACTTACCTCGCTGCTTATCTGATAAGTACATCTGATCAAAACCGCAGAGGGGGCAAGCttggcaaaaaagaaaaaaaaatctgaacTTTTTCCCTgtcacgaaaaaaaagaagaattgaaATCAGTGAAGAAATTATAATCTTTTGCCCATCCGCATTACCACGTTCGCGGCTTACTCGActtgcccctttttcattttctttcttgCCCCCCCGTAAGCACAATGTCTATCCTGCAGAAGATAGCGGACATCGAGGCCGAAATGGCCAAGACGCAGAAGAACAAGGCGACGAACTACCACCTGGGGTTGCTAAAAGCGAAGTTGTCCAAATTGAAGGCGCAGTTAATCGAAGGAGGGACAAAAGGAGGTGGAGAAGGTGAAGGGTTCGATGTTTCCAAAACGGGAGATGCGAGAATAGGTCTGGTGGGATTCCCCTCAGTAGGAAAATCCACTCTGCTGAACAAACTAACAGGGACATTTTCAGAAGTGGCTTCCTACGAATTTACAACACTGACTTGTGTGCCCGGCATTTTCAAGTATAAAGGAGCCAAAATGCAATTACTAGATTTACCGGGGATTATTGAAGGAGCAAAAgatggaaagggaagaggaaaacaaGTCATTGCAGTAGCGAAAAGTTGCTCACTCATATTGATTGTGCTAGATGTATTAAAACCATTAaccttcaaaaaaataatagaaaaagaattggAAGGGTTCGGAATAAGGCTAAATAAAAAACCAccaaatattattttccaaaagaaggataaaggaggaattaaCATAACGCACACAGTACCCTTAAACAACATAGATGAGGATATGATAAAATCCATTTGCCATGAGTATAGAATTATGAACGCAAATATATCCATACGGTGTGAAGCTACTGTAGACGATATCATTGATGTGATTGAAGGGAACAGATTATATGTTCCATGTATTTACGTTTTAAATAAAGTCGATCAGATTACACTGGAAGAGCTAGAAATTGTTACTAGGCTGCCTCATAATGTCCCCATTTCTGCTCACCTAGAATGGAACCTAGATGGACTTTTAGAGGCCATTTGGAACTACCTTGATTTGGTTAGAATTTACACAAAACCGAAAGGTCAGATTCCCGACTATGAGTCACCTGTtattttaaagaaggaaagatccaaggtggaaaatttctgcaaaaaaattcatagGTCATTAGTGCACCAGTTGAAGTATGCCTTAGTCTGGGGCAAGTCCGTTAAACATAACCCGCAGAAGGTTGGCAAGGATCACGAGCTGAATGATGAGGATGTCGTCCAGTTGGTCAAGAAGTGAACACGTGAACATGGTAACGAACGGCCATTTACTCCCTTTTGCGTTCCTCACTTTCTGCCGTGGAGTGGCCAAGGAAGTTCAAACATGCAAAGTTAGCAACTTCCCCTTATTGCCACCAGTGCGCCATTTATCCAATGTACCAAGGGCGAAGTTACTATGTGTATGCGCATATATCAGACGGTCGAATATGCCCTGTTAAGGGGGgtaattcctccttttagCTCGTCTTCCCAatttgatgatttttttttaatgtattTTTTGGATCACCCCG
The Plasmodium coatneyi strain Hackeri chromosome 10, complete sequence DNA segment above includes these coding regions:
- a CDS encoding Developmentally regulated GTP-binding protein 1, giving the protein MSILQKIADIEAEMAKTQKNKATNYHLGLLKAKLSKLKAQLIEGGTKGGGEGEGFDVSKTGDARIGLVGFPSVGKSTLLNKLTGTFSEVASYEFTTLTCVPGIFKYKGAKMQLLDLPGIIEGAKDGKGRGKQVIAVAKSCSLILIVLDVLKPLTFKKIIEKELEGFGIRLNKKPPNIIFQKKDKGGINITHTVPLNNIDEDMIKSICHEYRIMNANISIRCEATVDDIIDVIEGNRLYVPCIYVLNKVDQITLEELEIVTRLPHNVPISAHLEWNLDGLLEAIWNYLDLVRIYTKPKGQIPDYESPVILKKERSKVENFCKKIHRSLVHQLKYALVWGKSVKHNPQKVGKDHELNDEDVVQLVKK